A genomic window from Xenorhabdus cabanillasii includes:
- the hutI gene encoding imidazolonepropionase, whose translation MSIGLKESDIIWHNARLATMNPTINNIDGKHNYGILERHDLIIRDEKILAILPTESVPANRCKVIDVKQRLITPGLIDCHTHLVFGGNRASEWEQRLNGVSYAEISAKGGGINATVNATRLSSAQQLEIAAQKRLNALISEGVTTIEMKSGYGLDLKNEEKQLQVIQTLKRKNPVEISPTLLSAHAVPAEYKHNPDAYIDLVCDTILPALWQNQLFESVDVFCETVGFSLQQTKRVFDTAKKLNIPVRGHVDQLSNLGGSELVADYQGLSVDHIEYLDEKGVEAISRSGTVAVLLPGAFYFLRETKRPPVALLRQYRVPMAISTDFNPGTSPFISLRMMMNMACVLFGFTPEEAWQGVTIHAARALGRADSHGQLTAGYMADFVVWDAREPVDILYELGHNPLVYRVYRGAITHSSIHRDS comes from the coding sequence ATGTCAATTGGACTGAAAGAGAGTGATATTATTTGGCACAATGCCAGACTTGCCACAATGAACCCTACAATCAACAACATAGATGGTAAACACAATTACGGCATTCTGGAACGACATGATTTAATCATACGGGATGAAAAAATTCTGGCGATTTTACCAACAGAAAGTGTGCCGGCTAATCGTTGTAAGGTGATTGATGTAAAGCAACGATTAATCACTCCCGGCCTGATAGATTGTCATACTCACTTGGTTTTTGGTGGCAATCGGGCATCGGAATGGGAACAGCGTTTGAATGGCGTTTCTTATGCAGAAATCAGTGCTAAAGGTGGTGGAATTAACGCTACAGTCAATGCAACCAGACTAAGTTCAGCCCAACAATTGGAAATTGCCGCTCAAAAGCGACTTAATGCTTTAATATCTGAAGGTGTAACGACAATTGAGATGAAATCGGGTTATGGATTGGATCTGAAAAATGAAGAAAAACAATTGCAAGTTATTCAAACGCTAAAGCGAAAAAACCCCGTTGAAATCAGTCCGACTTTACTCTCAGCTCATGCAGTTCCTGCTGAATATAAACATAATCCTGATGCTTATATCGATTTAGTTTGCGATACCATTCTTCCTGCCCTTTGGCAAAATCAATTATTTGAATCTGTGGATGTTTTTTGTGAAACCGTTGGATTTAGTCTCCAGCAAACTAAGCGGGTCTTTGATACAGCCAAAAAACTCAATATTCCCGTCAGGGGCCATGTGGATCAGCTTTCTAATTTAGGCGGCTCTGAATTGGTGGCGGATTATCAAGGATTATCCGTTGATCATATTGAATATCTGGATGAAAAAGGAGTTGAAGCGATCAGCCGCAGTGGGACTGTCGCCGTATTATTGCCGGGAGCATTTTATTTCCTGAGAGAGACTAAACGCCCTCCTGTTGCCTTATTGCGTCAATATCGTGTACCGATGGCTATTTCGACGGATTTTAATCCGGGAACCAGCCCTTTTATATCTTTGCGTATGATGATGAATATGGCCTGTGTCCTGTTTGGTTTTACGCCAGAAGAAGCATGGCAGGGAGTGACTATCCATGCGGCACGTGCATTAGGGCGGGCAGATAGCCATGGTCAATTAACAGCAGGTTATATGGCTGATTTTGTTGTCTGGGATGCCAGGGAACCCGTTG